In a genomic window of Wyeomyia smithii strain HCP4-BCI-WySm-NY-G18 chromosome 1, ASM2978416v1, whole genome shotgun sequence:
- the LOC129734100 gene encoding uncharacterized protein LOC129734100, with protein MDESDIHRNSYEMWRDLLIDSMKLAGIEDEATKFTVFKVKAGMRLLEIFKSTCSDANAPDPESYPFSNALYRLKSYFGSGSDIMMQRRKLSLLTQKSGESHLTFINRVGATARLCDFNEDKEFEGIVGTVAEHAIHKDVRAVALKLLSRKGTFTDLVDKVREIEAISLNEEFFKRKHVKTEEAVLARVANFPTETNKQQTFRAQPFDRNGFNHRFRPYRTGQVNDSKGQFRRSFHDRGAYNRNNQRANRCWRCNSVYHLCQDCPSAEKVCHQCGRTGHIKRACNTSALRTSNILANRDTSSIEPESKSIAVVENTDKSLDKENVSVKSDEC; from the coding sequence ATGGACGAATCAGATATACACAGGAATTCGTACGAAATGTGGAGAGATCTGTTGATTGATTCTATGAAACTCGCTGGCATTGAGGACGAAGCGACGAAATTTACGGTATTCAAAGTAAAGGCTGGAATGCGCCtccttgaaattttcaaaagtacCTGTTCAGATGCTAATGCCCCAGATCCTGAGAGCTATCCGTTTTCTAATGCCCTTTATAGGCTGAAGTCATATTTTGGATCTGGTTCGGATATAATGATGCAAAGACGAAAGTTATCTCTTTTGACGCAAAAATCGGGAGAATCCCATTTGACGTTTATAAATCGGGTTGGAGCAACAGCTCGACTTTGCGACTTCAATGAGGATAAAGAATTCGAAGGAATCGTGGGTACAGTAGCGGAACATGCTATACATAAAGATGTGCGTGCGGTAGCACTTAAATTGTTGAGCCGCAAAGGCACTTTCACTGATTTGGTAGACAAAGTTAGAGAAATAGAGGCGATCAGTCTGAATGAGGAGTTTTTTAAACGCAAACACGTCAAAACAGAAGAAGCAGTGCTTGCTCGCGTGGCGAATTTTCCAACGGAAACCAATAAACAGCAAACTTTTAGAGCTCAACCATTTGACAGAAACGGATTCAACCATCGTTTCAGACCATACAGAACTGGTCAGGTGAATGACAGTAAAGGTCAATTTCGTCGTAGTTTCCATGATCGTGGAGCTTACAACCGAAATAATCAGCGAGCAAATAGATGCTGGAGATGCAATAGCGTGTATCATTTGTGTCAAGATTGTCCTTCTGCAGAAAAAGTATGTCATCAATGCGGCCGTACCGGACACATCAAGAGGGCTTGCAATACATCCGCTTTGCGCACTAGCAACATTTTAGCTAATAGAGACACATCTTCTATTGAACCTGAGTCGAAATCAATCGCGGTAGTCGAAAATACCGATAAATCGTTAGACAAGGAAAACGTAAGTGTCAAATCTGATGAATGTTAG